The proteins below come from a single Gimesia alba genomic window:
- a CDS encoding PD-(D/E)XK nuclease family protein, translating into MQHEVQILIGTAGSGKTEHLLDRYRGALQSGQARHCPGTTLWLSPTIRSRRQILDQLLCKEMPVCFAPNVFTFEAFAETILKSLDEPIQTLPEISKRYLLRTIVDDFIAAGKIQYFSSIAGTTGFLDLVSSFISELKREEIWPEEFSEACGRLNSDSRQKDQELALIYDQYQIALHEMRRYDSEGRFWSARTALQEGLWGPFGQFDLVVLDGFADFTHTQYEILELLARRTGQLLISLPLEGELRRNDLFAKSVVAKRILESRLPGTIKTVCCTADGSQTSRRQISQSLFDNPRAIQPLPTAEQIKVLAVAGQRNEVDVLASEVKQLLLQGVLPEEITIAFRSTLEYGDLIEETLTAAGIPYFLGLEQEFSRFPVVRAIFAFLQIEIENWSFDSMMSILDSNYFSPDWPEYQEGAAVRCLSRVLRQLKIDSGKTDLLNALEKESLRARELCTRYPEQAKWESLRSETEAANQLARRLADATQRLRGKEQFVTWIEILISLANEFGLQKAWQGADTEQDQLDQRDQFVWERFQKLLFHTVSQIEQIEQFHQREAAPLDLIGFRGLLLDLLEQQTISLKPEETGRVRVLDAAQLRNLSIPYLLIGGLSEASFPRSHREDCLYSEKDRGELNQNGLSLKQHANQQQEEMLLFYEVMTRFSKQLILSYPAISSTGQPLFPSPYLTALIDLFEPAALSVQQVGELNPLPRPEQTLSNRDLRVLSTNLLKQGQTGIFLNMLNDPALKQTALNILAASEMAIARFECEGFTEYEGILVSPQNRQAIHERFPREYEFSTTQLELFLACPYQFFTQSVLGIDVPEPPELRTNHLQRGIHVHSILTKLYELLIQQGATDQFYAADQVQALFLDLLDQRVSDELAETKLQQVLLTIEKQILEDWGALFAEQSETYGRLFDELWDDPPSIVGREVPFGRVPTEPDPTQTHYGHLTLGSGEHETRVQGQIDRIDVGRMEGKKYFNIIDYKTGRALPSASEIRAGKKIQLALYLIAARRLEMIDIDAEPFHLGYWKVQETGFVMPLRSRKKMVEPISGEDLELLETTMEGLVPHLAHLIRDGIFPVQVDEKIAHLDPAFHSVCRFSQVESYRDSLGKQIDLLHGSETEEDRSEEGSPEK; encoded by the coding sequence ATGCAGCATGAAGTTCAAATCCTGATTGGTACAGCAGGTTCCGGGAAAACGGAACATTTACTGGACCGGTACCGGGGGGCATTGCAGTCAGGGCAGGCTCGGCATTGCCCCGGAACCACGCTCTGGCTTTCACCGACAATCCGCTCGCGACGGCAGATACTGGACCAATTACTCTGTAAAGAGATGCCGGTCTGTTTTGCCCCGAATGTTTTTACGTTTGAAGCGTTTGCCGAGACGATTCTCAAGTCTCTGGATGAACCGATCCAGACCCTCCCCGAGATCTCCAAACGGTATTTGTTGCGGACTATCGTGGATGATTTCATCGCAGCGGGGAAGATTCAGTATTTCAGTTCTATTGCAGGGACGACCGGCTTTCTGGATCTGGTATCCAGTTTCATTTCCGAGTTGAAGCGGGAAGAGATCTGGCCGGAAGAGTTTTCAGAAGCCTGCGGACGACTCAATTCGGATTCGCGGCAGAAGGATCAGGAGCTGGCGCTGATTTATGATCAGTATCAGATTGCGCTGCATGAGATGCGGCGCTATGACTCAGAGGGGCGTTTCTGGTCGGCAAGAACGGCTTTACAGGAGGGCCTGTGGGGGCCCTTTGGACAATTTGATCTGGTTGTTCTGGATGGGTTTGCCGACTTTACACATACACAGTATGAAATTCTGGAACTGCTGGCACGCCGGACAGGCCAACTTTTGATCTCACTCCCTCTGGAAGGTGAGTTGCGACGGAATGATTTGTTTGCGAAATCGGTGGTCGCCAAACGAATTCTGGAATCTCGTTTGCCGGGCACGATCAAAACCGTTTGTTGCACAGCCGATGGTTCTCAAACATCGCGGCGGCAGATCAGCCAGTCCTTGTTTGATAATCCACGTGCGATTCAACCTCTGCCGACCGCCGAGCAAATCAAAGTGCTGGCGGTGGCAGGACAGCGAAACGAAGTCGATGTGCTGGCATCGGAAGTGAAGCAGCTGTTACTGCAAGGGGTTCTGCCAGAAGAGATTACCATCGCGTTCCGTTCCACGCTGGAGTATGGCGACCTGATTGAAGAAACATTGACGGCAGCCGGGATTCCTTATTTTCTCGGTCTGGAGCAGGAATTTTCCCGGTTTCCGGTGGTGCGAGCGATCTTTGCCTTTTTGCAGATCGAAATTGAGAACTGGTCTTTCGACAGCATGATGTCGATTCTGGACTCGAATTATTTTTCACCCGACTGGCCGGAATATCAGGAGGGAGCCGCCGTCCGATGTTTGTCGCGGGTCTTAAGACAGCTCAAGATTGATTCCGGGAAGACGGATCTTCTGAATGCACTGGAAAAAGAAAGTCTGAGAGCTCGCGAATTGTGTACCCGCTATCCGGAGCAGGCTAAGTGGGAATCACTTCGGAGCGAGACGGAAGCCGCGAACCAACTTGCCAGGCGGCTTGCCGATGCGACTCAGCGGTTGAGGGGCAAAGAGCAGTTCGTAACCTGGATTGAAATCTTGATTTCACTGGCGAATGAATTTGGATTGCAGAAGGCATGGCAGGGAGCCGACACCGAACAGGATCAGCTTGATCAGCGGGATCAATTCGTCTGGGAACGGTTTCAGAAACTATTGTTTCATACGGTTTCGCAGATTGAACAGATCGAACAGTTTCATCAACGGGAAGCGGCACCGCTCGATTTAATCGGATTTCGAGGGCTGCTGCTGGACCTGCTCGAACAGCAAACTATCTCACTGAAGCCAGAAGAGACGGGCCGGGTTCGGGTTCTGGATGCCGCTCAATTGAGAAATTTAAGTATTCCCTATTTACTGATCGGTGGTTTAAGCGAAGCCAGTTTTCCCCGGAGCCATCGAGAAGACTGTCTTTACAGTGAAAAAGACCGAGGGGAACTGAATCAGAACGGGCTTTCACTCAAACAACATGCGAATCAGCAGCAGGAAGAAATGCTGCTGTTTTATGAAGTGATGACCCGGTTTTCCAAACAGTTGATTCTGAGCTATCCGGCCATCAGTTCAACAGGGCAGCCTCTATTTCCCAGCCCTTATCTGACCGCCTTGATTGATTTGTTCGAACCGGCGGCTTTATCGGTTCAACAGGTAGGCGAGTTGAATCCGCTGCCACGCCCGGAGCAGACATTATCGAACCGTGATTTACGGGTGCTGTCGACAAATTTGTTAAAGCAGGGGCAGACCGGGATCTTTCTCAACATGTTGAATGACCCTGCGTTGAAACAGACCGCACTCAATATTCTGGCGGCGTCCGAAATGGCAATAGCCCGTTTTGAGTGCGAGGGCTTTACGGAGTATGAAGGCATCCTGGTATCACCTCAAAACAGGCAGGCCATCCATGAACGGTTTCCGCGGGAATATGAATTCAGCACCACACAACTGGAACTGTTTTTAGCCTGTCCCTATCAGTTTTTCACGCAGAGTGTATTGGGAATTGATGTCCCCGAACCACCGGAACTGCGGACGAATCATCTACAGCGCGGTATTCACGTTCACAGTATTCTGACCAAGTTGTATGAACTCCTGATTCAGCAGGGAGCGACAGACCAGTTTTACGCCGCGGATCAGGTGCAAGCTTTATTTCTGGATCTGCTTGACCAGCGGGTTTCGGATGAGCTGGCGGAGACCAAGTTGCAGCAGGTGTTGCTAACGATTGAAAAACAAATTCTGGAAGACTGGGGGGCGTTGTTCGCAGAACAGTCGGAAACATATGGCAGGCTGTTTGATGAACTCTGGGATGATCCTCCGTCGATTGTGGGGCGAGAAGTGCCATTCGGCAGGGTGCCGACAGAACCGGATCCCACACAGACCCACTATGGGCATCTGACTTTGGGGAGTGGAGAACACGAAACCCGCGTTCAAGGCCAGATTGACCGGATTGATGTGGGACGCATGGAAGGAAAAAAATATTTCAACATCATTGATTATAAAACAGGGCGCGCGCTGCCTTCTGCTTCTGAGATTCGTGCGGGGAAAAAAATTCAGCTTGCCTTGTATTTGATCGCTGCCCGGCGACTGGAAATGATTGACATCGATGCAGAGCCGTTTCATCTGGGATACTGGAAAGTTCAGGAGACTGGGTTTGTAATGCCGCTACGATCCCGGAAGAAAATGGTAGAACCGATATCGGGCGAGGACCTGGAATTACTGGAAACCACAATGGAAGGGCTGGTGCCTCATTTAGCACACTTGATTCGCGATGGGATTTTTCCAGTGCAGGTGGATGAGAAAATTGCGCATCTCGATCCGGCATTTCATTCCGTGTGCCGTTTCTCGCAGGTCGAGAGCTACCGAGATTCTCTGGGCAAGCAGATCGATTTATTGCACGGTTCAGAAACTGAAGAGGATCGTTCCGAAGAAGGTTCACCAGAAAAGTAA